One part of the Mesomycoplasma conjunctivae genome encodes these proteins:
- a CDS encoding FMN-dependent NADH-azoreductase — MKILYIKSELKEGSKPSVIAEYFLEKVAQKNKNIEIITLDLSVQKIGSIALNSNNFSSFWTEVEADKWINLLKTVDKVVISTPIINWHYSAEIKNFFDAICLADKTFSYKYSKKGGSIGLLTNIKNVQIITTYHAPEAQRPLINAENAIAGTFEFIGAQKINDPIILFQGYLLDKNEDVIEKLSSKIEAAVETF, encoded by the coding sequence ATGAAAATTTTATACATCAAATCCGAGCTCAAAGAGGGCTCAAAACCTAGTGTAATTGCAGAATATTTTCTTGAAAAAGTTGCACAAAAAAATAAAAATATTGAGATTATAACTCTTGATTTAAGTGTTCAAAAAATTGGAAGTATCGCTCTAAATAGCAATAATTTCTCATCGTTTTGAACCGAAGTAGAAGCTGATAAGTGAATAAATTTATTAAAAACCGTTGATAAGGTGGTTATTTCAACACCAATTATTAACTGACATTACTCAGCTGAAATTAAAAATTTTTTCGACGCTATTTGCCTAGCAGACAAAACATTTTCCTATAAATACTCCAAAAAAGGTGGTTCTATAGGTTTACTTACCAACATTAAAAATGTACAAATTATTACAACATACCACGCTCCTGAAGCACAAAGACCTCTTATCAATGCTGAAAATGCAATTGCGGGAACTTTTGAATTCATCGGTGCACAAAAAATTAATGATCCTATTATTTTATTTCAAGGTTATCTTTTAGATAAAAATGAGGATGTTATCGAAAAACTATCAAGCAAAATTGAAGCAGCTGTTGAAACATTTTAA
- a CDS encoding FMN-dependent NADH-azoreductase — MNILVIKSSVNEKKGSFSSAISDLFVKFYKEFHPDHNIEVFDLNDFEVANNSLNKNNLLDHSFFEKNKSDFWIDKIKQSDKIVFSTSMTNFHYSATTKNFFDTIIVSGKTFKYDKDSVEAYGLVNNIKNIQIITSQGAPLGWYPFGDHTNLIYQTFKWIGAEIKNKPFILAGTKVAPYNTKSISEILEENSKEIKELARIF; from the coding sequence ATGAATATTTTAGTAATTAAATCATCTGTAAACGAAAAAAAGGGCTCATTTAGCTCAGCAATATCTGACTTATTTGTCAAATTTTACAAGGAATTTCACCCTGATCATAACATCGAAGTATTCGATTTAAATGATTTTGAAGTTGCCAATAACTCATTAAATAAAAATAATTTGTTAGATCATAGTTTTTTTGAAAAAAATAAATCTGATTTTTGAATTGATAAAATTAAACAATCAGATAAAATAGTTTTTTCTACATCAATGACAAATTTCCACTATTCAGCTACCACCAAAAACTTTTTTGATACAATTATTGTAAGTGGGAAAACATTTAAATATGATAAAGATTCAGTAGAAGCTTACGGATTGGTTAATAATATAAAAAATATCCAAATTATTACATCACAAGGCGCTCCTCTAGGTTGATATCCTTTTGGTGATCATACTAATTTAATTTATCAAACATTTAAATGAATAGGAGCTGAAATTAAAAACAAACCTTTTATTTTAGCTGGAACCAAAGTAGCTCCTTACAACACTAAAAGTATTAGTGAAATATTAGAAGAAAATAGTAAAGAAATCAAAGAATTAGCAAGAATATTTTAA
- a CDS encoding ABC transporter permease, with protein MLKILKHIFNSFLKNKVIFIGLTTLIFFTTGIFTLLFTTNSSYTNRLQEYKQVSKLQDATINTNFNYFGNAVDNGYDKLEADVYKSQNIANNKKQLLISSDFIKIADISNTQNDDNQYLSTLDFSREYYLNLGNLPVLSQFSVQKQTFLPIYNKVGNQFVKSTKSFNLQQNETITLDSTNYKLSDVILFHKEDNTIKIDFINDLVINGVTKKATFDPILGSLWFRQGVGRKLPQQKLLKLFGLTNNNGSLTLDSATTNNNEKIANIVLDATNQTITFSKNTFNLDNNLSWNSSNFFILDPGQQYNLKPEWISDINTKIEYINHKFQLKSLDAPQNTNFSGFIKQYLEYLRDRKPLEFEKIKNINYWEKRIITTIDNKSETTSTKITTSDLTTPLLQEKVNSNTPTTIAQIENLGNQNNINLITVEQLDDISNSNIRDATFLKISTDVRRFANAFLYDYLGKYQQNINGKTTKVVDALGTREFITIDLSNPDEKQVDKKNQVIQFINSGISPSDFDTLEFDGRKISQKQQVGRLYDETLKYQKGQKSLLFSDNDPVINEVTSQIPPRYTAQIISQIFSGYATDPNYVDLKVIFDNYIVRDPKTVGLDTKLAQKIVLLSKEDQSDGKEYGVISLGANIFGIVTKIDNQNWEYNTINTYNSINELTNFLEANQLELKANIGANGWLRSIQDFNNTKTVPFIFYAPSTDVLNEINNQKSIKLLFSQAAAAINNSVLVTQGFLLKPDVDALAKAFSKAADELELVAILSGSKKNYDILNQWIFKSLYYLTSDNRATIVNDILANLVDKIIEKSSHISNQQDRSIFIIEQIFAIKPFLRVFGINALDKFDEFLSAKDLARAIKDPVAILNGIKDLAYSIEFEKVFKNIDNWFKNHSQKDNKIHLFSSAILFQEISANINEQIFKSGLIKIINNINFEAILSTKTKANGKGFLGFLIQPILDKYAKEKHNEIITILKKLQADDSKPFSNIADGLVNLVANFDFKIFATNLEKVFAIATTSDNSDPEKILTFEKQTIDNNRLFVALLATLFRDERSRQNTINQVIKILNISDKSTNIGSNLVGINYIQPAKDDSKIDIFDLQSLSATKGNANLVDNIESALASLKTKLNQSNPENNISNTFSLSATERSFLVNFLNVKSFTDSADLLAKINEFEKVFNLFKLANFSKTGSFISNILNLDNAAFANLNSIGDVFYQLTNSLVYDDGERGNLNDFSQDEKNKLFVIYRLASQDLTNSLQQKIFQSPLSNISYSISLFRFWIDFVAQNDLSAADLKQAFKILYDSASDANSQLFQALNSTELFGQANIAQQEGLIKGLPSPSRSILFPKQTTNELLKAGQLDRLLSDPIFDKVYKNKDNKNISLRQWLLDNRVDLVENLGYIAYYNKNYPFAINYAKALPIVVNDYLLDSNKINQENKAYLQQLSYHFAAPNPLLKALNLEFLGLSEFISSQLPQIPLWFASNAQQKQGSNNSNLAFILQNRLPLSKEIIDQQQNNSLQQFVANLSADNSNLKVAAAPSLNLDYYFINTFTEKNFANSLNSSFFGIDIPSLARDILSNVLVVRSFFNLVNFNDNRAYVIKLNDSFIRANNKAIYNGPIPQTSEEIEALISKLDERFILNANGLKYIIVGKDFTVDYLYPVLDEKNLQLDPTNQALGFVNKWGFDKVRYSFRSNPIKSYLLVKLVPGANLEDFKKDTDKFINTNFAQANSQKTFAVDEFDFINPERSLRVSVGSTIINSFSSTNIYLTIFLSILAIFAVSFITKRYISNNNKVLGILRAQGYSLFEIASSFIAISFFIAFIGGILGYISGFFLRIPIINLISRFWEFDVSYTSFEPISFVASIIAPFVILTLLIYAIIFWILRQKPHQLLSGISEINTSKTAQKIAKVFWKRSITSKFSISLALNSAWKLVSLAVSIILVQFILIFSLASQNIFTTAIDKTYQHRKYNYKVNLYTPTAEGGPIVPYDPKNLVNNLYVPSGDPAEVDQVTYNYFKPGEALVFGSKNQNGKRIANNPIVITRSSLNIKTVANTSTTIFDIVLGQLPESLKNNIFSISDKVVSQLEASQNIQTIKINGQDFSFRGEAPNYLPYFKFIKDADAPQQGRFWYFSYDKQKQAYQASEVSLFGNNRDAYRQFLVDSYASPQVNKDFTISFGGIQFDRNQDEIYSYIETNYQGKTSKEAGLKIYGYQPNSKLVKISDASGNNLLAKIANLKLAPNVYPLIANNVFLQKHNLDIGSQIELPILNKTNRFLNVIEGKTSENITFEIVGISNTFINSELTTTQDVVNKLIGLDAFEQDLAAFGLKPFNGILIAGQDLEQLSSSFGLYSPSGYWAGHPDINPTQITSDDAAGFFASIFAFDSDATHQGLLQRQGLALEKIYQVINWSQRDNPNNWSIKDGVDLSYSNLTSSAFIRQNIGAIREALKNFNSIYGNNSLYQIETQGVEARNIETNFISNFGFLFGTGINLVVIIFLIVSVIILLIISSSIINENEKNIAILGILGYSNWSKIKLFFSIYLPLVIFASILAIPIVVAIMSIFNSAILSVNSIFLALSLTWPIFFISLAIILIVFSATLGLSWYILNKKRAISVLKEKD; from the coding sequence ATGCTTAAAATTTTAAAGCACATCTTTAATTCCTTTCTAAAAAACAAGGTTATTTTTATTGGATTAACGACCTTGATATTTTTTACGACAGGAATTTTTACACTCCTTTTTACTACTAATAGCTCATATACCAATCGTCTTCAAGAATACAAACAAGTATCTAAATTACAAGATGCAACAATTAATACAAATTTTAACTACTTTGGAAATGCTGTTGACAATGGTTATGATAAATTAGAAGCAGATGTCTACAAAAGTCAAAACATTGCAAATAATAAAAAGCAACTTTTAATTTCTAGTGATTTTATAAAAATTGCAGATATCTCAAATACTCAAAATGATGATAATCAATATTTATCAACACTAGATTTTAGCCGAGAATATTATTTAAATTTGGGTAATTTGCCAGTTTTGAGTCAATTTAGTGTTCAAAAACAAACATTTTTACCAATTTATAACAAAGTTGGTAATCAGTTTGTTAAATCCACTAAAAGCTTTAATTTACAACAAAATGAAACAATTACTCTAGATTCTACAAATTATAAATTAAGTGATGTAATTTTATTTCACAAAGAAGATAACACAATTAAAATAGATTTTATTAATGACTTAGTAATCAATGGTGTTACAAAAAAAGCAACATTTGATCCTATTCTAGGCTCACTTTGATTTCGTCAAGGTGTTGGTCGTAAATTACCACAACAGAAATTATTAAAGTTATTTGGTCTTACAAACAATAATGGCTCACTTACTTTAGATTCAGCTACAACAAATAATAATGAAAAAATTGCCAATATTGTTTTAGATGCCACAAATCAAACTATCACATTTAGTAAAAATACCTTTAATTTAGATAATAATTTATCTTGAAATTCAAGTAATTTTTTTATTTTAGATCCAGGTCAACAATATAATTTAAAACCTGAGTGAATCAGTGATATTAATACTAAAATTGAATATATTAATCACAAATTTCAACTAAAAAGCCTTGATGCACCACAAAATACTAATTTTAGTGGTTTTATTAAACAATATCTTGAATATTTAAGAGATCGCAAGCCGCTTGAGTTTGAAAAAATTAAAAATATTAATTATTGAGAAAAGCGTATAATTACTACAATTGACAACAAAAGCGAGACTACTTCTACCAAAATTACCACTAGTGATTTAACCACACCACTTTTGCAAGAAAAAGTCAATTCTAACACTCCTACAACAATAGCGCAAATTGAAAACTTAGGTAATCAAAATAATATCAATCTCATCACTGTTGAGCAATTAGATGATATTTCTAATTCCAATATTCGTGATGCTACTTTTCTCAAAATTAGCACTGATGTGCGCAGATTTGCCAATGCCTTTTTGTATGATTATTTAGGAAAATATCAACAAAATATCAATGGTAAAACTACAAAAGTTGTCGATGCACTAGGCACACGTGAATTTATTACCATTGATTTGTCCAATCCTGATGAAAAGCAAGTAGACAAGAAAAATCAAGTTATTCAATTTATTAACTCAGGAATTAGTCCTAGCGATTTTGATACTTTAGAATTTGATGGTAGAAAAATTTCACAAAAACAACAAGTTGGCCGTCTTTATGATGAGACACTAAAATATCAAAAAGGGCAAAAAAGTCTTCTTTTTTCAGACAATGATCCTGTTATCAATGAGGTGACCAGCCAAATTCCACCACGTTATACAGCACAAATAATTAGCCAAATTTTTTCAGGTTATGCAACAGATCCAAATTATGTTGATTTAAAAGTTATTTTTGATAATTATATTGTTAGGGATCCCAAAACAGTAGGCCTAGATACCAAGTTAGCACAAAAAATTGTCCTTCTTTCCAAAGAAGATCAAAGTGATGGTAAAGAATATGGTGTTATTTCTCTTGGCGCAAATATTTTTGGAATTGTTACAAAAATAGACAACCAAAATTGAGAATACAACACAATAAATACCTACAATTCAATCAATGAGCTTACTAATTTTTTAGAAGCTAACCAACTAGAACTCAAAGCAAATATTGGTGCTAATGGATGACTCAGATCTATCCAAGATTTTAACAATACTAAAACTGTGCCATTTATTTTTTATGCACCTTCCACCGATGTTTTAAATGAAATTAATAACCAAAAATCAATTAAACTTCTTTTTAGTCAAGCTGCTGCAGCAATTAATAATAGTGTTTTAGTAACTCAAGGTTTTCTATTAAAACCAGATGTCGATGCGCTTGCTAAAGCTTTTTCAAAAGCTGCTGATGAGTTAGAATTGGTAGCAATTTTGTCAGGTTCTAAGAAAAACTATGACATTTTGAATCAGTGAATTTTCAAATCTCTTTATTATTTAACCAGCGATAATCGCGCTACTATTGTCAATGATATTTTAGCAAATTTGGTAGATAAAATTATTGAAAAAAGCTCTCATATTAGCAATCAACAAGATCGTTCTATCTTCATTATTGAACAAATTTTTGCAATCAAACCTTTTTTAAGAGTTTTTGGTATCAACGCACTTGATAAATTTGACGAATTTTTAAGCGCTAAAGATCTTGCTAGGGCTATTAAAGATCCAGTTGCCATTTTAAATGGAATTAAAGATTTAGCATACTCTATTGAATTTGAAAAAGTCTTTAAAAATATTGACAATTGGTTTAAAAATCATAGTCAAAAAGACAATAAAATCCACCTCTTTAGCAGTGCAATTTTATTCCAGGAGATAAGTGCTAACATTAATGAGCAAATCTTTAAATCAGGTTTGATCAAAATCATTAATAATATTAATTTTGAAGCAATATTATCTACTAAAACTAAAGCAAATGGCAAAGGTTTTCTTGGTTTTTTAATTCAACCTATTTTAGACAAATATGCCAAAGAAAAACATAATGAAATTATTACTATTCTCAAGAAATTACAAGCAGATGATAGCAAACCTTTTAGCAATATAGCAGATGGACTTGTTAATTTAGTAGCAAATTTTGATTTTAAAATTTTTGCAACTAATTTAGAAAAAGTCTTTGCAATTGCAACTACTAGTGATAATTCTGATCCGGAAAAAATTCTCACTTTTGAAAAGCAAACTATTGATAATAATAGATTATTTGTTGCTTTATTAGCAACACTTTTCAGAGATGAACGTAGCCGTCAAAACACTATCAACCAAGTAATTAAAATCTTAAATATTTCAGATAAATCGACAAATATAGGCTCCAATCTTGTCGGTATTAACTATATTCAACCAGCAAAAGATGATTCTAAAATTGATATATTTGATCTTCAAAGCCTTTCAGCAACTAAGGGTAATGCAAATTTAGTAGACAATATTGAAAGCGCACTAGCTAGTCTAAAAACAAAGCTAAATCAAAGCAATCCTGAAAATAATATCTCTAATACTTTTAGCTTAAGTGCAACTGAAAGAAGCTTTCTTGTCAACTTCTTAAATGTTAAAAGTTTTACAGATTCTGCTGATTTGTTAGCAAAAATTAATGAATTTGAAAAAGTATTTAACTTATTTAAATTAGCTAATTTTAGCAAAACTGGAAGCTTTATTAGTAACATTTTAAACTTGGATAACGCAGCTTTTGCAAATTTAAACTCTATTGGTGATGTTTTCTACCAACTAACTAATTCACTGGTTTATGATGATGGCGAGCGTGGTAATTTAAATGATTTTAGCCAAGATGAAAAAAACAAATTATTTGTTATTTATCGGCTAGCATCGCAAGATTTAACTAATAGTTTACAGCAAAAGATTTTTCAATCACCACTTTCTAACATTTCCTATTCAATTTCACTTTTTAGATTTTGAATTGATTTTGTTGCCCAAAATGATTTAAGCGCAGCTGATCTCAAACAAGCTTTTAAAATTCTCTATGATAGTGCAAGCGATGCTAATTCACAACTATTTCAAGCATTAAATAGCACAGAGCTTTTTGGTCAAGCAAATATTGCACAGCAAGAAGGTCTAATTAAAGGTCTTCCTTCACCTTCGCGTTCCATTTTGTTTCCAAAACAAACTACCAATGAGCTATTAAAAGCTGGTCAACTAGATAGATTATTAAGTGATCCTATTTTTGATAAAGTCTATAAAAATAAAGACAATAAGAACATTTCACTACGTCAGTGACTACTAGACAATCGTGTTGATCTTGTTGAAAATTTAGGCTATATTGCCTACTATAATAAAAATTATCCTTTTGCTATCAATTATGCAAAAGCACTACCAATTGTTGTCAATGATTATCTTCTTGATTCAAATAAAATTAATCAGGAAAATAAAGCATATTTACAACAATTAAGCTATCATTTTGCAGCTCCTAATCCACTTTTAAAAGCTCTTAATTTAGAATTTTTAGGTCTCTCAGAATTTATATCTTCACAATTGCCACAAATTCCCCTTTGATTTGCAAGCAATGCGCAACAAAAACAAGGAAGTAATAATTCTAATTTAGCTTTCATTTTACAAAATAGACTACCTTTATCAAAAGAAATTATTGATCAACAACAAAACAATAGCTTGCAGCAATTTGTTGCCAATTTATCAGCTGATAATTCCAATTTAAAAGTCGCTGCAGCGCCAAGCTTAAATCTTGACTATTATTTTATTAATACCTTTACCGAAAAAAACTTTGCCAATAGTTTAAATAGTAGTTTTTTTGGTATTGATATTCCTAGTTTAGCTCGTGATATTTTAAGCAACGTTTTAGTGGTCAGATCCTTTTTTAACTTAGTTAATTTTAACGATAATCGCGCTTATGTTATCAAATTAAATGATTCATTTATCCGTGCTAACAATAAAGCAATATATAATGGTCCAATTCCACAAACTAGTGAAGAAATTGAAGCTTTAATTAGCAAACTTGATGAGAGATTTATACTAAATGCTAATGGTCTAAAATACATCATTGTTGGTAAGGATTTTACTGTTGATTATTTATATCCAGTACTTGATGAGAAAAACTTGCAATTAGATCCTACTAATCAAGCGCTTGGTTTTGTCAATAAATGAGGCTTTGATAAAGTTCGCTATTCATTTCGAAGTAATCCAATTAAATCTTATTTATTAGTAAAATTGGTGCCAGGTGCTAATCTAGAAGACTTTAAAAAGGATACCGATAAGTTTATAAATACTAATTTTGCCCAAGCTAATAGTCAAAAAACCTTCGCAGTTGATGAATTTGACTTTATTAATCCTGAGCGTTCACTAAGAGTCTCAGTTGGTTCAACGATTATCAATAGTTTTTCTTCAACTAACATTTATCTAACAATTTTCTTATCAATTTTAGCTATTTTTGCAGTTAGCTTTATTACTAAAAGGTATATTAGCAACAATAATAAAGTACTAGGAATTTTACGAGCACAAGGTTATTCACTATTTGAAATTGCTAGCTCATTTATTGCTATTTCCTTTTTTATCGCCTTCATTGGTGGTATTCTAGGATATATTAGTGGATTTTTCTTACGGATTCCAATTATTAATTTAATTTCTCGTTTTTGAGAATTTGATGTTAGTTATACAAGTTTTGAGCCTATTTCTTTTGTAGCCTCAATTATTGCTCCTTTTGTAATTTTAACTTTACTCATCTATGCAATTATTTTTTGAATATTACGACAAAAACCTCATCAATTACTCTCTGGAATTAGTGAAATTAATACTTCAAAAACAGCGCAAAAAATTGCCAAAGTCTTTTGAAAACGAAGTATTACTAGCAAATTTTCCATTTCTTTGGCTCTCAATTCTGCTTGAAAACTAGTATCATTGGCAGTCTCAATTATTTTAGTACAATTTATTCTTATTTTTTCTTTAGCTTCACAAAATATTTTTACAACTGCTATTGATAAGACCTACCAACATCGCAAATATAATTATAAAGTTAACTTATATACACCAACTGCTGAAGGTGGACCAATTGTTCCTTATGATCCAAAAAATCTTGTCAACAATTTATATGTCCCTTCAGGTGATCCAGCTGAGGTTGACCAAGTTACTTATAACTATTTCAAACCAGGTGAAGCGCTTGTTTTTGGTTCTAAAAACCAAAATGGTAAAAGAATTGCTAACAATCCCATTGTCATTACCCGCTCTTCGCTCAATATTAAAACGGTAGCTAATACATCAACGACGATTTTTGATATTGTCTTAGGTCAATTGCCTGAATCGCTCAAAAATAATATTTTTAGTATTTCTGATAAGGTAGTATCACAATTGGAGGCTAGCCAAAATATTCAAACTATCAAAATTAATGGCCAAGATTTTAGCTTCCGTGGTGAGGCTCCCAATTATCTTCCTTATTTTAAATTTATAAAAGATGCTGATGCACCACAACAAGGTCGTTTTTGATATTTTAGTTATGACAAACAAAAACAAGCTTACCAAGCAAGTGAGGTCTCCTTATTTGGTAATAATCGTGATGCCTACCGCCAATTTTTAGTAGATTCTTATGCAAGTCCTCAAGTCAACAAAGACTTTACAATTTCTTTTGGAGGTATTCAATTTGATCGAAATCAAGATGAAATTTACTCTTATATTGAAACTAATTATCAAGGAAAAACAAGCAAAGAAGCTGGTCTAAAAATTTATGGTTATCAACCAAATAGTAAGCTCGTAAAAATCAGTGATGCAAGTGGTAATAATTTGTTAGCCAAAATTGCTAATCTCAAATTAGCACCCAATGTTTATCCTCTAATTGCTAATAATGTCTTTTTACAAAAGCACAACTTAGATATCGGCTCTCAAATTGAGCTACCGATTTTAAACAAAACTAATCGTTTTTTAAACGTTATTGAGGGCAAAACTAGTGAAAATATTACCTTTGAAATTGTAGGTATTTCCAACACATTTATTAACTCAGAATTAACTACGACACAAGATGTTGTCAACAAATTAATAGGTCTTGATGCCTTTGAGCAAGACTTGGCCGCCTTTGGATTAAAACCTTTTAACGGAATTTTAATTGCAGGTCAGGATTTAGAACAGCTTAGCTCCTCCTTTGGACTCTATTCACCTTCAGGTTATTGAGCTGGACACCCCGATATTAATCCAACACAAATCACAAGTGATGATGCTGCAGGATTTTTTGCTTCTATTTTTGCTTTTGACAGCGATGCTACCCACCAAGGATTATTGCAACGCCAAGGTCTAGCTTTAGAGAAGATTTACCAAGTTATCAACTGATCACAAAGAGATAATCCTAACAACTGAAGCATTAAAGATGGTGTTGATTTATCATATAGTAACTTAACTAGTTCGGCATTTATACGTCAAAATATTGGTGCTATTCGTGAAGCGCTGAAAAACTTTAATAGCATTTATGGTAACAACTCACTTTACCAAATTGAGACTCAAGGTGTCGAAGCGCGCAATATTGAGACTAACTTTATTTCCAATTTTGGCTTTCTTTTTGGTACTGGAATTAATTTAGTAGTCATCATTTTCCTTATTGTCTCTGTAATTATCTTATTAATCATTTCTTCATCAATAATTAATGAAAACGAAAAAAATATTGCCATTTTAGGAATTCTAGGTTATAGTAATTGAAGCAAAATTAAACTCTTTTTTAGCATTTATCTCCCACTAGTAATTTTTGCAAGTATTCTAGCAATTCCAATTGTTGTGGCAATAATGAGCATTTTTAATAGCGCGATTTTATCAGTTAATTCAATCTTCTTAGCTCTTAGTCTAACTTGGCCAATCTTCTTTATTTCACTAGCAATTATTTTAATTGTCTTTAGTGCTACCCTTGGTCTTTCCTGATATATCTTAAATAAAAAACGCGCTATTAGTGTTCTCAAAGAAAAGGATTAA